Proteins co-encoded in one Amia ocellicauda isolate fAmiCal2 chromosome 11, fAmiCal2.hap1, whole genome shotgun sequence genomic window:
- the ttc1 gene encoding tetratricopeptide repeat protein 1: MESAVEESPSDQEQLPQALDRTAGLSDTHQGGPDCSPAPEPEEECFFDCEESLEERRTGESSMGGPAGSERGTEGDGEREDSEDGTGSEDGEDGEDPDREQTEGQGTGEVDGRRERPREREEEAERWEECAEGGDRGAEGGEEEDLELKEEETPEFDEECLRELEKELTEEEREGRREESRRLKERGNEQFKSGEHCEAEEAYTAALHTCPASYSADRAILFSNRAAARMKLDKKEKAIADCTRALELNPEYLRARLRRAELYERTDKLDEALEDYTAVLERDPSVGQAREACARLPKQIEERNEKMKEEMLSKLKDLGNMFLRPFGLSTENFQVNQDNSSGSYSINFVQNPNNNR, encoded by the exons ATGGAGTCTGCAGTGGAGGAGAGCCCCAGTGACCAGGAGCAGCTGCCCCAGGCTCTGGACCGCACTGCAGGCCTGTCTGATACCCACCAGGGGGGCCCggactgcagccctgccccTGAGCCAGAGGAGGAGTGCTTCTTCGACTGTGAGGAGTCCCTGGAGGAGAGGAGGACGGGAGAGAGCAGTATGGGTGGCCCAGCAGGGAGCGAGCGTGGGACGGAAGGAGACGGAGAGCGAGAGGACAGCGAAGACGGAACAGGGAGCGAAGACGGAGAGGATGGAGAGGACCCGGACAGGGAACAGACTGAGGGGCAGGGAACAGGGGAGGTAGACGGGAGGAGAGAGCGGCcgagggagcgggaggaggaggcagagagatgggAAGAGTGCGCCGAgggaggagacagaggggcgGAGGGGGGCGAGGAGGAGGACTTGGAGCTGAAGGAGGAGGAGACCCCCGAATTTGACGAGGAGTGCCTGAGGGAGCTGGAGAAAGAGCTgacggaggaggagagagag ggcaggagagaggagagcaggAGGCTAAAGGAACGAGGGAATGAACAGTTCAAGAGTGGAG AGCACTGCGAGGCGGAGGAGGCCTACACCGCAGCGCTGCACACCTGCCCCGCCAGCTACAGCGCCGACAGAGCCATCCTGTTCTCCAACCGGGCGGCGGCTCGCATGAAACTG GATAAGAAGGAGAAGGCCATAGCGGATTGCACTAGAG CCCTGGAGCTGAACCCCGAGTACCTGCGTGCGCGACTGCGCAGGGCGGAGCTGTACGAGAGGACTGACAAGCTGGACGAGGCCCTGGAGGACTACACGGCCGTGCTGGAGAGGGACCCGTCCGTCGGCCAGGCCAGGGAGGCCTGCGCG CGCTTGCCCAAGCAGATTGAGGAGAGGAACGAGAAAATGAAAGAGGAGATGTTGA GCAAGCTGAAGGACCTGGGGAACATGTTCCTGCGACCTTTCGGCCTCTCCACAGAGAACTTCCAGGTCAACCAGGACAACAGCAGTGGATCCTACTCCATCAACTTTGTCCAGAACCCCAACAACAACAGATAG